A window of Brevibacterium ihuae contains these coding sequences:
- a CDS encoding 3-oxoacyl-ACP synthase III has protein sequence MNGNSTFRHSNVALLSITEVTAPVEVRSEVFDEMLADTLAELRLPKGLLQRVAGVHARRNWEKPGDFATGSAEAGRAALEQAGISTDQVGLMINASVSRENLEPSVATRVHHEIGLGPQAMNFDITNACLGFVNAMTVAATMIDSGQLDYAVVVAAEDAQRVQQATVERLARPGISRHEYLNEFASLTLGCGAAAAVLGPADRHPEGHRILGGVTRGATWNHQLCVGGFDGMFTDTKGLLDNGMELVTSAWHEALADGWDWQHMDRYIMHQISDVHMKSVATAAELDPTRIPKTYPELGNVGPASLPITLALEAEKLQRGERVLCVGVGSGLNTAMTEIIW, from the coding sequence TTGAACGGCAACTCGACCTTCCGGCACTCCAACGTCGCCCTCCTCTCGATCACCGAAGTCACCGCTCCGGTCGAAGTGAGATCGGAGGTGTTCGACGAGATGCTCGCCGACACCCTCGCTGAGCTCCGCCTGCCGAAGGGGCTCCTCCAGCGCGTGGCCGGCGTCCACGCCCGCCGGAACTGGGAGAAGCCGGGCGACTTCGCCACCGGGTCCGCCGAGGCCGGCCGCGCCGCGCTCGAGCAGGCGGGCATCTCCACCGATCAGGTCGGACTGATGATCAACGCCTCGGTGAGCCGCGAGAACCTCGAGCCCTCGGTGGCGACCCGCGTCCACCACGAGATCGGGCTCGGACCCCAGGCGATGAACTTCGACATCACCAACGCCTGCCTCGGCTTCGTCAACGCGATGACGGTGGCCGCGACGATGATCGATTCCGGTCAGCTCGATTACGCCGTCGTGGTCGCCGCCGAGGACGCCCAGCGCGTCCAGCAGGCAACCGTGGAACGGCTCGCGCGCCCGGGCATCAGCCGCCACGAGTACCTCAACGAGTTCGCCTCCCTCACCCTCGGCTGCGGAGCCGCGGCCGCCGTCCTCGGCCCGGCCGACCGGCACCCCGAGGGCCACCGCATCCTCGGCGGCGTGACCCGCGGCGCGACGTGGAACCACCAGCTCTGCGTGGGCGGCTTCGACGGCATGTTCACCGACACCAAGGGCCTGCTCGACAACGGCATGGAGCTCGTCACCTCCGCCTGGCACGAGGCGCTCGCCGACGGCTGGGACTGGCAGCACATGGATCGCTACATCATGCACCAGATCTCCGACGTCCACATGAAGTCGGTGGCCACCGCTGCGGAGCTCGATCCCACCCGCATCCCGAAGACCTACCCCGAGCTGGGCAACGTCGGTCCGGCCTCGCTGCCGATCACGCTCGCCCTCGAGGCGGAGAAGCTCCAGCGCGGCGAGCGCGTCCTCTGCGTCGGCGTCGGGTCCGGACTCAACACCGCGATGACGGAGATCATCTGGTGA
- a CDS encoding alpha/beta fold hydrolase, which translates to MRFDPAPATLPGPLPEWDPQWSRLVTADTVDGERTFHVLDTLPALRAAGLEPTGTILALHGNPTWSYLWRRLAAASLHSGSGRTWRIIAPDQLEMGFSERLAHDALPTTHGPGYRRIAERVTDFDAVVRTLLAELPDTAAAAHTGSESGPGTTADDHPIVTLGHDWGGVLSLTWAARHLDIVDAVISLNTAVHQPADTPLPAPLRAALAGPVLPTSTVLTDMFLRVTLGLGQGPLRKEIKQAFRAPYRTAADRRGIGAFVADIPAQETHPSYAELEQLGEDIAGIDVPALLIWGPKDPVFVERYLRDLRTRLPHADIHRFEKASHLVSEDADVASLVLRWLENRFPADAASPAPTTATATATASATAPGTAAGDAEPAGPDAARPSAPDADDTPRMFDALLARRADRSIASVDMSQKPPQAVTWTQLHSVVEGIAHGLRDLGLRPGDRVSLLVQPGNNLTAALYAVLRAGGVAVVADAGLGVAGMTRAIRAADPQWIIGQVPGLTLARTAGWPGRRISVSPLDALERTALGVETSITELSRTAPGAPLPRPAADDDAAILFTSGSTGPAKGVRYTHARLGALAGILQTHLGVEPGSGLVAGFAPFALLGPGIGATSVTPDMSVTKPRTLTAAALADAIIEADCTMVFASPAAYRNVCATAGELTVEQRAACDSITLILSAGAPVPLSLMNAIAELFPNAEIHSPYGMTEGLLLTDIDREGVAAAAAQSRDHGVCVGTPVPGVELALASIDDSGESADTLLTGSAAVDVLGEFVVSADHVKAGYDRLWLTDADSKRDELDGRTWHRTNDIGHIDPEGRVWLEGRLQHIITTAAGPVGPGGIEAVADEAPGVLRSAAVGVGPAGTQAVVVVVEADPAAPAGARQKPGPADIELTDAVREAVAEHFPHDIAAVLVSPTFPTDIRHNSKIDRARLAAWADSVLRGEPVGKP; encoded by the coding sequence GTGAGGTTCGATCCCGCTCCGGCGACGCTGCCCGGACCGCTGCCCGAATGGGACCCGCAGTGGTCCCGCCTGGTCACCGCGGACACCGTGGACGGGGAGCGCACCTTCCACGTCCTCGACACCCTGCCCGCGCTGCGGGCGGCCGGCCTCGAGCCCACCGGCACGATCCTCGCTCTCCACGGCAACCCGACGTGGTCGTACCTGTGGCGGCGCCTGGCGGCGGCGAGCCTGCACTCCGGATCCGGCCGCACCTGGCGGATCATCGCTCCCGACCAGCTCGAGATGGGCTTCTCCGAGCGCCTCGCCCACGACGCCCTGCCCACCACCCACGGCCCCGGCTACCGCCGGATCGCCGAACGGGTCACCGACTTCGACGCCGTCGTGCGCACCCTCCTCGCCGAGCTGCCGGACACCGCCGCAGCGGCGCACACCGGTTCCGAGTCCGGCCCGGGAACCACAGCCGACGACCACCCGATCGTCACCCTCGGACACGACTGGGGCGGCGTCCTGTCGCTCACCTGGGCCGCCCGGCATCTCGACATCGTCGACGCCGTCATCAGCCTCAACACTGCGGTGCACCAGCCGGCGGACACTCCGCTCCCGGCACCCCTGCGCGCGGCACTCGCCGGCCCCGTGCTGCCGACCTCGACCGTCCTCACCGACATGTTCCTGCGGGTCACCCTCGGCCTCGGCCAGGGGCCGCTCCGCAAGGAGATCAAGCAGGCGTTCCGCGCCCCGTACCGGACCGCGGCCGACCGGCGCGGCATCGGCGCCTTCGTCGCCGACATCCCCGCGCAGGAGACCCACCCGAGCTACGCCGAGCTCGAGCAGCTCGGGGAGGACATCGCCGGGATCGACGTCCCCGCGCTGCTCATCTGGGGGCCGAAGGACCCGGTGTTCGTCGAGCGCTACCTGCGCGATCTGCGCACGCGCCTGCCCCACGCCGACATCCACCGCTTCGAGAAGGCATCGCACCTCGTGAGCGAGGACGCCGACGTCGCTTCGCTCGTGCTGCGCTGGCTCGAGAACCGGTTCCCCGCCGACGCCGCGTCCCCGGCGCCCACGACGGCGACGGCGACGGCGACGGCGTCCGCCACGGCACCGGGAACCGCTGCGGGCGATGCCGAGCCCGCCGGACCGGACGCAGCCCGCCCCTCCGCGCCGGATGCCGATGACACGCCGCGGATGTTCGATGCGTTGCTCGCCCGCCGCGCCGATCGCTCGATCGCGAGCGTCGACATGTCCCAGAAGCCGCCGCAGGCGGTCACCTGGACGCAGCTCCACTCCGTCGTCGAGGGCATCGCCCACGGCCTGCGCGACCTCGGCCTGCGACCCGGGGACCGCGTCTCCCTGCTCGTCCAGCCGGGCAACAACCTCACCGCCGCGCTCTACGCGGTCCTCCGCGCCGGCGGCGTCGCCGTCGTCGCCGACGCCGGGCTCGGCGTCGCGGGCATGACCCGCGCCATCAGGGCCGCAGACCCGCAGTGGATCATCGGGCAGGTCCCCGGCCTCACGCTCGCGCGCACCGCGGGCTGGCCCGGTCGCCGGATCTCGGTGAGCCCGCTCGACGCGCTCGAACGCACCGCGCTCGGCGTGGAGACGTCCATCACCGAGCTCTCTCGCACCGCACCCGGCGCCCCGCTGCCGCGTCCGGCCGCGGACGACGACGCCGCGATCCTCTTCACCTCCGGATCGACCGGCCCGGCCAAGGGCGTGCGCTACACCCATGCGCGCCTCGGCGCCCTCGCCGGCATCCTGCAGACGCACCTCGGCGTCGAGCCGGGCTCGGGCCTCGTTGCCGGATTCGCGCCGTTCGCGCTCCTCGGCCCCGGGATCGGCGCGACGAGCGTCACCCCGGACATGTCGGTGACGAAGCCGCGCACGCTCACCGCGGCCGCGCTCGCCGACGCGATCATCGAGGCGGACTGCACGATGGTGTTCGCCTCCCCGGCGGCCTACCGGAACGTGTGCGCCACCGCCGGTGAGCTCACCGTCGAGCAGCGCGCGGCCTGCGACTCGATCACCCTCATCCTGTCCGCCGGCGCCCCGGTGCCGCTCAGCCTGATGAACGCGATCGCCGAGCTCTTCCCGAACGCGGAGATCCACTCGCCCTACGGGATGACCGAGGGGCTGCTCCTCACCGACATCGACCGCGAGGGCGTCGCGGCGGCCGCCGCGCAGTCGCGCGATCACGGCGTGTGCGTGGGCACCCCGGTGCCCGGCGTCGAGCTCGCCCTCGCCTCGATCGACGACTCCGGGGAATCCGCGGACACGCTCCTCACCGGCTCCGCGGCCGTCGACGTGCTCGGCGAGTTCGTCGTCTCCGCGGATCACGTCAAGGCCGGGTACGACCGGCTGTGGCTCACCGACGCGGATTCGAAGCGCGATGAGCTCGACGGGCGGACGTGGCACCGGACGAACGACATCGGCCACATCGACCCCGAGGGCCGCGTCTGGCTCGAAGGACGCCTCCAGCACATCATCACCACCGCGGCCGGCCCGGTGGGCCCGGGTGGGATCGAGGCGGTCGCCGACGAGGCCCCCGGCGTCCTCCGCAGCGCCGCCGTGGGCGTGGGTCCCGCGGGAACCCAGGCGGTGGTCGTGGTCGTCGAGGCCGACCCCGCCGCCCCCGCCGGAGCGAGGCAGAAGCCGGGACCGGCCGACATCGAGCTCACCGATGCGGTGCGCGAGGCCGTCGCGGAGCACTTCCCGCACGACATCGCCGCCGTCCTCGTCAGCCCGACCTTCCCGACGGACATCCGCCACAACTCGAAGATCGACCGCGCGCGGCTCGCCGCCTGGGCCGACTCCGTGCTCCGCGGCG